One Papaver somniferum cultivar HN1 chromosome 10, ASM357369v1, whole genome shotgun sequence genomic window carries:
- the LOC113318582 gene encoding sterol 3-beta-glucosyltransferase UGT80A2-like isoform X1: protein MYVSKNSSEFGTSSGAADKGLSRSSTLPGETSNSDKTDLTLDKLKLERSKSEKRRLSNKFGEQAAQIFDAKISPRKKLKMLNRIATVKDDGTIEFEVPVDVKPGGFDFGTDDVYSEVVEEEPVDSDLQYIPPLQIVMLIVGTRGDVQLFIAIGKRLQDYGHRVRLATHANFKEFVLTAGLEFFPLGGDPKVLAEYMVKNKGFLPSGPSEIPIQRKQIKEIIFSLLPACKDPDVDSGIPFKAETIIANPPAYGHTHVAEALNVPVHIFFTMPWTPTSEFPHPLSRVKQQAGYRLSYQIVDSMIWLGIRDMINDFRKKKLKLRPVTYLSGAQGSACDVPYGYIWSSHLVPKPKDWGPRVDVVGFCFLNLASNYVPPKPLQDWLEAGKKPIYIGFGSLPVQEPEKMTQIIVEALETTGNRGIINKGWGGLGNMAEPKDFVYLLDNCPHDWLFLQCMAVSQYRFRVHHGGAGTTAAGLKAACPTTIVRFFGDQPFWGERVHARRVGPAPLSVDQFSLQKLINAINFMLDPKVKERAVELAEAMQAEDGVTGAVKAFFKQLPRNKTQPDQSPLPSGFLEPCLSTVKKCFGCS, encoded by the exons ATGTATGTTTCGAAGAACTCGAGTGAATTTGGTACTTCTTCAG GGGCTGCTGACAAAGGCTTGTCTAGATCGAGCACTTTGCCTGGGGAAACATCAAATTCTGACAAAACAGACTTGACTTTGGATAAACTCAAGTTGGAAAGATCAAAATCAGAGAAGCGCAGACTGAGTAATAAATTTGGTGAACAAGCAGCACAAATATTCGATGCCAAGATTTCTCCACGCAAGAAG CTCAAAATGTTGAACCGAATAGCGACTGTGAAAGATGACGGAACTATAGAATTTGAAGTCCCCGTGGATGTGAAACCTGGAGGTTTTGATTTTGGAACAGATGATGTTTACAGTGAAGTTGTTGAGGAAGAACCAGTTGATTCAGACCTTCAATATATACCACCACTACAAATAGTAATGCTTATTGTTGGTACACGAGGAGATGTACAGCTATTTATTGCCATTGGAAAACGCCTACAG GACTACGGGCATCGAGTTAGACTAGCAACTCATGCAAACTTCAAGGAATTTGTTCTAACAGCTGGGCTCGAATTTTTTCCTTTAGGCGGGGATCCAAAAGTTCTTGCTGAAT ATATGGTCAAGAACAAAGGCTTCTTACCATCTGGTCCATCTGAAATACCCATCCAACGGAAGCAAATAAAGGAAATTATATTCTCATTACTGCCAGCATGCAAAGATCCTGATGTCGATTCTGGTATTCCTTTCAAAGCTGAGACTATAATTGCCAATCCACCTGCATATG GGCATACCCACGTGGCAGAAGCTCTAAATGTGCCGGTTCACATATTTTTCACAATGCCGTGGAC GCCAACTAGTGAATTTCCACATCCGCTATCCCGTGTAAAGCAACAGGCAGGATATAGA CTATCATACCAAATTGTGGATTCAATGATTTGGCTGGGAATCCGAGATATGATAAATGATTTTAGGAAGAAGAAACTAAAGTTACGTCCTGTGACATACTTGAGTGGTGCTCAAGGGTCGGCATGTGATGTGCCTTATGGATATATTTGGAGTTCTCACCTTGTTCCAAAGCCAAAAG ATTGGGGACCTAGAGTTGATGTTGTTGGTTTCTGCTTCCTCAACCTTGCATCAAATTATGTGCCTCCAAAGCCACTTCAGGATTGGCTTGAAGCTGGTAAAAAGCCTATCTACATCGGATTTGGCAGCCTC CCTGTGCAAGAACCAGAGAAAATGACTCAGATCATTGTGGAGGCACTGGAAACCACTGGTAACAGAGGCATCATTAACAAAGGGTGGGGTGGTCTTGGGAACA TGGCGGAACCCAAGGACTTCGTATATCTACTGGATAACTGCCCTCATGACTGGTTGTTTTTACAATGCATGGCTGTG AGCCAGTATCGTTTTCGGGTTCATCATGGGGGTGCTGGAACAACAGCTGCTGGCCTTAAAGCTGCG TGCCCGACTACCATTGTACGCTTCTTTGGAGATCAACCTTTCTGGGGTGAGAGAGTTCATGCAAGAAGAGTAGGTCCAGCTCCCCTTTCAGTTGATCAATTTTCATTGCAGAAGTTAATCAATGCAATTAACTTCATGCTTGACCCCAAG GTGAAGGAGCGTGCAGTTGAGTTGGCAGAAGCAATGCAAGCCGAGGATGGAGTAACAGGAGCTGTGAAAGCCTTCTTCAAGCAGCTTCCGCGTAACAAAACTCAGCCAGATCAATCTCCATTGCCTTCAGGATTCTTGGAACCTTGTTTGAGCACTGTGAAGAAATGTTTTGGTTGTTCATGA
- the LOC113318582 gene encoding sterol 3-beta-glucosyltransferase UGT80A2-like isoform X2, with the protein MYVSKNSSEFGTSSGAADKGLSRSSTLPGETSNSDKTDLTLDKLKLERSKSEKRRLSNKFGEQAAQIFDAKISPRKKLKMLNRIATVKDDGTIEFEVPVDVKPGGFDFGTDDVYSEVVEEEPVDSDLQYIPPLQIVMLIVGTRGDVQLFIAIGKRLQDYGHRVRLATHANFKEFVLTAGLEFFPLGGDPKVLAEYMVKNKGFLPSGPSEIPIQRKQIKEIIFSLLPACKDPDVDSGIPFKAETIIANPPAYGHTHVAEALNVPVHIFFTMPWTPTSEFPHPLSRVKQQAGYRLSYQIVDSMIWLGIRDMINDFRKKKLKLRPVTYLSGAQGSACDVPYGYIWSSHLVPKPKDWGPRVDVVGFCFLNLASNYVPPKPLQDWLEAGKKPIYIGFGSLPVQEPEKMTQIIVEALETTGNRGIINKGWGGLGNMAEPKDFVYLLDNCPHDWLFLQCMAVDYTL; encoded by the exons ATGTATGTTTCGAAGAACTCGAGTGAATTTGGTACTTCTTCAG GGGCTGCTGACAAAGGCTTGTCTAGATCGAGCACTTTGCCTGGGGAAACATCAAATTCTGACAAAACAGACTTGACTTTGGATAAACTCAAGTTGGAAAGATCAAAATCAGAGAAGCGCAGACTGAGTAATAAATTTGGTGAACAAGCAGCACAAATATTCGATGCCAAGATTTCTCCACGCAAGAAG CTCAAAATGTTGAACCGAATAGCGACTGTGAAAGATGACGGAACTATAGAATTTGAAGTCCCCGTGGATGTGAAACCTGGAGGTTTTGATTTTGGAACAGATGATGTTTACAGTGAAGTTGTTGAGGAAGAACCAGTTGATTCAGACCTTCAATATATACCACCACTACAAATAGTAATGCTTATTGTTGGTACACGAGGAGATGTACAGCTATTTATTGCCATTGGAAAACGCCTACAG GACTACGGGCATCGAGTTAGACTAGCAACTCATGCAAACTTCAAGGAATTTGTTCTAACAGCTGGGCTCGAATTTTTTCCTTTAGGCGGGGATCCAAAAGTTCTTGCTGAAT ATATGGTCAAGAACAAAGGCTTCTTACCATCTGGTCCATCTGAAATACCCATCCAACGGAAGCAAATAAAGGAAATTATATTCTCATTACTGCCAGCATGCAAAGATCCTGATGTCGATTCTGGTATTCCTTTCAAAGCTGAGACTATAATTGCCAATCCACCTGCATATG GGCATACCCACGTGGCAGAAGCTCTAAATGTGCCGGTTCACATATTTTTCACAATGCCGTGGAC GCCAACTAGTGAATTTCCACATCCGCTATCCCGTGTAAAGCAACAGGCAGGATATAGA CTATCATACCAAATTGTGGATTCAATGATTTGGCTGGGAATCCGAGATATGATAAATGATTTTAGGAAGAAGAAACTAAAGTTACGTCCTGTGACATACTTGAGTGGTGCTCAAGGGTCGGCATGTGATGTGCCTTATGGATATATTTGGAGTTCTCACCTTGTTCCAAAGCCAAAAG ATTGGGGACCTAGAGTTGATGTTGTTGGTTTCTGCTTCCTCAACCTTGCATCAAATTATGTGCCTCCAAAGCCACTTCAGGATTGGCTTGAAGCTGGTAAAAAGCCTATCTACATCGGATTTGGCAGCCTC CCTGTGCAAGAACCAGAGAAAATGACTCAGATCATTGTGGAGGCACTGGAAACCACTGGTAACAGAGGCATCATTAACAAAGGGTGGGGTGGTCTTGGGAACA TGGCGGAACCCAAGGACTTCGTATATCTACTGGATAACTGCCCTCATGACTGGTTGTTTTTACAATGCATGGCTGTG GATTATACTCTTTAG